The sequence below is a genomic window from Phycisphaerae bacterium.
GTGCGGATCGAGGCGGAGTAGAAGCCGGATCGCCGGGCGACCGCCCGGACGCTGTTCAGGCCGTCTTGCGAGAGGTTTGGCGGCGATGCCAGGCTTCCAGCACCCAGAGGGCCGCCAGCATTCCGGCGATGTCCGCGAGGAAATCGCCAAATGAAGTGTCACGTCCGACCAACGATTGCGTCAGCTCGTCAAAAGCGGCGTAAAGGGCGCCTGCCAAGAACGCGCCCGTGACGGCCCTGCGGCCGGGCCTGCCCCGCGGCGACCGCAGCAGCCACCAACACAGCGACATCCAACCGGCGAACATGCAAAAATGTATCACTTTGTCGGCATGTGGAATGCGGAACACCTCGGGTCTGATGATCTCAAGGCGCGGCGTGTGGGTCCCGGCAAACATGGTGAACCAATACGCCAGGAAGATCCAGCGACGCACAGCGACACTTGCGGTCCATCTGCAACCGCGCATCAGGTCCTCGTCATCGC
It includes:
- a CDS encoding VanZ family protein, whose amino-acid sequence is MRGCRWTASVAVRRWIFLAYWFTMFAGTHTPRLEIIRPEVFRIPHADKVIHFCMFAGWMSLCWWLLRSPRGRPGRRAVTGAFLAGALYAAFDELTQSLVGRDTSFGDFLADIAGMLAALWVLEAWHRRQTSRKTA